In Vitis vinifera cultivar Pinot Noir 40024 chromosome 11, ASM3070453v1, a genomic segment contains:
- the LOC109123367 gene encoding secreted RxLR effector protein 161-like, translating to MPTNLKLSKDESGKGVDETLYRSMIGSLLYLTASRLDITFSVGVCARYQACPKESHLIALKRIIRYIAGTLELGLWYPFDTHSDVACYTDADWAGNVDDRKNTSGGCFYIGNCLVVWMSKKQNSISLSIAEAEYIATAHPASSTAGDSAPTVSRFSFISSSQSVLVWFSLLP from the exons ATGCCTACCAACCTAAAGCTAAGTAAGGATGAATCCGGGAAAGGGGTAGATGAAACATTGTATAGGAGCATGATTGGTAGCCTCTTGTACCTCACTGCTAGTAGACTAGACATAACTTTTAGTGTTGGAGTGTGTGCTAGGTATCAGGCATGTCCTAAGGAATCTCATCTCATAGCTCTTAAGCGTATCATTAGGTACATTGCTGGTACTTTAGAGTTGGGTCTTTGGTATCCATTTGACACTCATTCTGATGTAGCTTGCTACACTGATGCCGATTGGGCTGGAAATGTGGATGATAGGAAAAACACTTCAGGTGGTTGTTTCTATATTGGAAATTGCTTGGTTGTTTGGATGAGTAAGAAGCAAAACTCTATTTCGCTTTCCATAGCTGAAGCGGAATACATTGCTACCG CACATCCAGCTTCGTCTACTGCTGGTGATTCAGCACCTACGGTCAGTCGATTCTCCTTTATTTCCAGCAGTCAGTCGGTTCTCGTCTGGTTCAGTCTGCTACCGTGA